A stretch of Apodemus sylvaticus chromosome 18, mApoSyl1.1, whole genome shotgun sequence DNA encodes these proteins:
- the Cdkn2aip gene encoding CDKN2A-interacting protein isoform X1 — protein sequence MAQEVSEYLSQNPRVAAWVETLRCEGETDKHWRHRREFLLRNAGDLVPAAEETADAESGTRSRQLQQLVSFSMAWANHVFLGCRYPQKVMDKILSMAEGIKVTDAPIHTTRDELVAKVKKRGISSSNEGVEEPAKKRATEGKNSSSVERDRGKKSAKAAQQESSSSSKGSSTKSESSGTSARSSSSVSHQNSSTSEGDRSVCSQSSSNSSQVTAAGSGKASDPEAPDKHGSASFVSSLLTSSVNSHMAQATDSRQQSGSPKKSALEGSSVSASQSSSEIEVPLLGSSGSSEVELPLLSCKSSSETASSGLTSKTSSEANISSSVSKNSSSSGTSLLTPKSSSTNTSLLTSKSTSQVAASLLASKSSSQSSGSVASKSTSLGSMSQLASKSSSQSSTSQLPSKSTSQSSESSVKFVCRKLTNEDIKQKQPFFNRLYKTVAWKLVAVGGFSPTVNHGELLNAAIEALKATLDVFFVPLKELADLPQNKSSQESIVCELRCKSVYLGTGCGKSKENAKAVASREALKLFLKKKVVVKICKRKYRGNEIEDLVLLDEESRPVNLPPALKHPQELL from the exons GCGAGACGGACAAACACTGGCGCCACCGCCGGGAGTTTCTGCTCCGCAATGCCGGGGATCTGGTCCCCGCGGCCGAGGAGACTGCAGACGCAGAGAGCGGAACCCGCAGTCGGCAGCTCCAGCAGCTCGTCTCCTTCTCCATGGCCTGGGCAAACCATGTCTTCCTAGGGTGCCG GTACCCTCAAAAAGTTATGGATAAAATTCTTAGTATGGCTGAAGGCATCAAAGTGACAGATGCTCCAATCCATACCACACGAGATGAACTGGTTGCCAAGGTGAAGAAAAGAGGGATATCGAGTAGCAATG aaGGGGTAGAAGAGCCAGCCAAAAAACGAGCCACAGAAGGAAAAAACAGTTCCTCAGTTGAGCGAGATCGTGGGAAAAAATCTGCCAAAGCGGCTCAGCAAGAAAGCAGTTCATCATCCAAGGGGTCATCCACCAAATCAGAGAGTAGTGGGACCTCAGCTCGGAGCAGCTCCAGTGTCTCCCATCAGAATAGTTCCACAAGTGAAGGAGATAGATCTGTTTGCAGCCAAAGCAGCAGCAATTCCTCTCAGGTAACAGCAGCAGGGTCTGGAAAAGCTTCTGACCCAGAAGCTCCAGATAAACACGGTTCAGCTTCGTTTGTTTCTTCACTGTTGACATCCAGTGTGAATAGTCATATGGCCCAAGCCACTGATTCCAGACAGCAAAGTGGATCCCCTAAAAAGAGTGCTTTGGAAGGTTCTTCAGTCTCAGCCTCTCAGAGCAGTTCAGAGATTGAGGTGCCCTTGTTGGGTTCCTCTGGAAGCTCAGAAGTAGAGTTGCCATTATTGTCTTGTAAGTCTAGTTCAGAGACAGCTTCGAGTGGGTTAACATCTAAAACTAGTTCAGAGGCAAACATTTCATCATCAGTGTCTAAAAACAGTTCCTCATCAGGCACCTCTTTACTGACTCCCAAGAGCAGTTCAACAAATACGTCACTGCTGACATCCAAAAGCACTTCTCAGGTAGCTGCATCACTGTTAGCTTCCAAAAGCAGCTCCCAGAGCAGTGGATCTGTGGCTTCCAAAAGCACTTCCTTAGGAAGCATGTCTCAGCTAGCTTCTAAGAGTAGTTCTCAGAGTAGCACTTCACAGTTGCCTTCTAAAAGTACCTCACAGTCCAGTGAGAGTTCTGTCAAATTTGTTTGTCGAAAGTTAACCAATGAAGATATAAAACAGAAGCAACCTTTCTTCAATAGACTGTATAAGACAGTGGCGTGGAAATTAGTAGCAGTTGGTGGCTTTAGCCCCACTGTGAATCATGGAGAGCTGCTGAATGCAGCTATTGAAGCTCTGAAAGCAACACTAGATGTGTTTTTTGTCCCACTGAAAGAACTGGCAGATCTGCCTCAAAATAAGAGCTCTCAAGAAAGTATTGTTTGTGAATTGAGGTGTAAGTCAGTGTATTTGGGCACTGGTTgtggaaaaagcaaagaaaatgcaaaagcagTTGCATCAAGAGAAGCACTTAAGTTATTTCTCAAGAAGAAGGTGGTGGTAAAGATCtgtaaaaggaaatacagaggcAATGAGATAGAAGATCTAGTACTCCTCGATGAAGAATCAAGACCCGTAAACTTACCTCCAGCACTGAAACATCCTCAAGAATTACTGTAA